The genomic interval ACACGAgccagtcacgtgatcacacGTGCCATTGTTAGCGCAAGGGCAGGGATGGATACATTCGCTGCCATAGAAGCCTTTTGGGCATACTTGTGAGCATGTGTGTCCTTGGTAACCAGGTGGGCAGTGGCATTTCCCGCTAAACCGATCACATGACTCGCACTGGCACCTGGCAAAAGATTTTCATTGATATTGTCGTTATTGCTATCTTTTATCAATTACTGCACAGGGGCGTTTTCCGAAATTTGCATTCCGTATAAGAAATAAACGTCGGTGGATGAAAATTGCCATGTcgtttatttatcatttttattacTACAGCGGACAGTCCTCGCACTACACATTTTCCATTTGCCGCCCGTCATTTGTACTCGCAACGGGttttttaaaataggtgtatactaaTAGAAGACTTGAGTTTGACAGACAAAGACTTAAGAGTCCCAGTCACTTTATCATATTACAGGCTTCTAATAACATCTTTGAATGTCTTAGAAATCCGTTTAAAAACCAACGAAAAAACTATTTCAAAATCCCTTTTAGATTATagtgaggacacagaaagcgggccatgctgaacaactttgaccaatcagattcggcTTGAACACcgaaacatttttaaaagaaaagttcAGCAAATGAGAAACGCCCGACGAAAACTTTTTTCAACATCCCTTTTAGATTATagtgaggacacagaaagcgagccatgctgaacaactttgaccaataAGATTCGGCTTGAACACCGTAaacattttcaaaagaaaagccAATAAAAAACGCCCGACGTTGTTTATCACTCGTATTTTTACGAGTGATCGAGCCGCTTTACCACGGTCGACTACACGTACAAGAAACGTACGGCGTTTCTCATTGGTTGAACTTCtttttacaaaatgtttaCGGTGTTTAAgccgaatctgattggtcaaagttaTTCAGTTAGCCCCGCTTCTTCTGTCGTCACTGTAATTCCTATAATCGGGACATAGCTCCTTGCCCAGCGTAGCCCCACACCACCCTAGTAATGGATAAAAATTGATGCATTTCAAGGACTAGGTATTACGCGCGAGTCCCAAATGACGGCGTGTATAACACTATTTAAAAATCCCTTAAGGACATCCTTTTGCAGGCTATAACTCTCACTTCTTACCTTGCGACGCAGTTAATTCCATAGCGACCCGCGCTACAGCTTGCGTTACAGCTAGGTCCAGTCCACCCCGTGCCACAGGAACACCGGCCAGTGATAGCATTACACGTGCCATTATTGGCACACAAGCATTTGAGTCCACAATTTGCTCCATGCTTACCAGCGGGGCACGGCCTGTCACATGCATTCCCATGGTAACCGGCGGCACAATTACACGAGCCGTCTGTGGCGTTACAAGAGCCGTTTACGCATGCGCAGGGCAGGGTACAGTTAAAGCCATAGGTCCCGGATGGACAAGCTGGAACGGGAAGAAAATCGATGTTGTAagtctgtttgttttttttctctaatacagtagaacctggattttacgataacctcgattttacgatggcGTCCCTTTCTCCCGGCGGGAATACAGTGAAGTGTATAAGAATTTGCCTCGAACTTACGATACTAgatacaacgatattctcgattttacgTTACAAATCCCTTCTCCCGAGCGTAATTTTTACCTTGATACAACGATATCACTGATTCTGTCTATCAACATAGAGAGAAAAACTTAAGACAACACACACGTACAATACAGTTTATCTATACAAATACAGTTAATCTACATATCTTGTTAAATGCAGATTACAGTCTGATAGAAAGTAACTGAACAATCCTCCACAGAGTAcagttacaatattattattttgtaaaagttgataattAACTATCACTACAACGATATTTTCAATGAATTTTCctttatatcgtaaaatcgaggacctCTTTTGCAACGATACCTCTATTTTACGGTACATTTTCTTCTCAATCAACACGTTTAAGCATTGTTGTGTTTGTCTACCTTGATCACATCTTTTCCCAGTCCATCCCGGCAAGCATTCACATGACCCTGTCACGTGGTCACAGTAACCATGGAGACACTGGCACTTTGATTGGCACTGACGCCCGAAGTAGCCCACAGAACACGCCTCCAGGCACGAATCACCATGGTAACCATCCAGGCAAACACATTTCCCGGTGGCAGCGTTGCATGCTCCGTTGCTATGGTAACACTTGGGGCAAGGACTGTTACAGTTAATGCACGGTTTGTCACACCGCTGGCCAGTCACGCGGCGGTTACACACGCAAGCGCCAGTGACGGGGTCACATGACCCATTAATGCAATCGCATTTGCTGCTACAATTGACACCCCATGACCCTCCAGGGCACGGCTGATAACATGATCGTCCACTCCATCCTGGATTGCAGTGGCAGAACCCGGATGTGACGTCGCACACATTGGTGTTGGTGGCTTTGCAGGTACAAGCGTTGGAGCAGTTTGTACCATAGTAGCCTTTGGGACATCGTGACTCACATCTGTCTCCGGTAAACCCTGGAGCACACGCGCATCGTCCACTAGcctgaaaagaaaacagaatcatatatatatagaagTATGTGAATTTGTCGGCGTGTACCTACTGTACCAACTCCCAGAAGcaatataaaaacaaagaaactTACAGCGTCGCATTCGCCGTTACGAGAGCACTGACAAGTATTGGTACATCCAGGCCCCCAGCTATCCAagccacagggatcccgacATTCTGGACCAGTCCAACCGGCATTACATGAGCAGCCATCTGTGCATGCGCACTGACCTGTGACCGCATTGCAGCGAGCGCCATTGGTGCAATTGCAGGGGTGGGCGCAGTTGTGACCCCAGAGGGATGGGGGACAGGGTTTGCTGCAAAAGGGACCTGTCCAGCCTGGGGAGCAGCTACACACGCCTAGAGATGAAAGGAGAATCAGAGGGACACATTGCAGCTACCCTTCAAGGTCTGTAAGTCTAGCCGGATGTCCAGGGAGGTGAGAGGAAAGGGGTACGATATCTGTTTTTCGATTAGTTAAAGGGTTCTCAAATCATGGTTTCGCTTCACAAACAATTCCTCGCCAAAActtttaaacaaaatataatatttggTAAAAATTTATATATGAAAGTCGCAAGAACGTCCGAAATACGTGAAAAAAAACTACCATCCTGAATTTAGTGGTTGGGTGCTCCAATGGGCTCAAATGGTGAGTTATGAACGCTAAAACATATGGAAGACATCTCTTGCTAAAACATAACGTTATAACAACCAAAATATCTACAAATTGGAAAAAAAGCTGGCGAGTCTAAGATCTTTCGAATTCACGAATTCCTGATTGGAATAGGCCTGATTTGCTCAAAGAGGAACCAACATTGAAGTGTGAGATGCACTTAAATATATTGCGTCTCCAGTCCAAACGCCTCCCCGGCtgataaataccaaaaaaacaCGCCAAAGAAATCTCCCTAAAAGGCTGCTTACCTTTCACAACACTTACCCGACACTCGGTCACATTCGGCACCGTTCATACATGGGCACTTGTGATTACAGTCGATGCCAAAGAAGCCGGCTCTACAAGGCTGCCGGCATGTCACGCCAGTCACGCCAGGCACCCTACAGTCACACAGTCCATCACGTTTACTGCAGGTCTGGTTGTAGGCGCACTGGCATGTGTAACTGCAGTTCCTTCCGTATATTCCCCTGGGACATTCTTCTTTGCAGTACCTTCAAAGGATTTCAGAATAGTTAGCGAGTGCTCCGTGATGTGTCTTACCCTAGCAATTTCTGTGTTGTTTGGAAAGCAAAACAAACTAATTACTATCGTTTAACCGTTAAATTCTTAACGcattttgttctctttttgttGAGCTCCTAGCGTCGAATCCTTGCGGCGTGATCCGAAGCCATTTAGGGTTTGTAAATTAATATACTTGCAGTATAGGTGTTAAAAATCGCTGGCAAGAGTTTACAGAAGAAACTGCAGTATTTTTTGGGTGTGTTTTTTAACTATGATATCTAGAACTTGTAAcagtctgtttttattttggttcATTGATTGTCATTATGTGAATAAGCTAAAAATTGTAGAGATAAAATATAAGATTGGTGTGAATAATACAGCATCAGTGACAGTCCCCTAGAACTAGTTACCTAGAAAGGTATCAGAAATATCTACATGCCAATCAAACCAGTTGGGCAAATGCGTCATCCGTTCACCCATCACCTCCTCCCTCCCTCCTACCCCCCTCCCTGTTTCtcacgcacccctccccctaggtgTCACACCACCTTACCTGCCGTACCAACAAGTTGGGCAAATTCGTCATCCGTTCATCCATCACCTCTTCCCCCCTTTCCTcctacccccacccctccctgttTCTCACGCACCTCTCCCCCTAGGTGTCACATCACCTTACCTGCCGTACCAACCAGGTGGACAAATGCACTCCCCTGTCATCCGGTCACACATTAGTGCAGAGGCCGAGCAGGAGCAATTCCTggcgcacccctccccccaagtgTTGTGCGGGCAGGTATGCTGGCAAAACTTCCCGATCCACCCCACAGTGCAGTTACACGAGCCAGTGCGGCGATCGCACGAAGCTCCATTCACACACTGACATTTCTGTGTACACTCGTAGCCATAATAACCTGTAAGAAGAGATGGTCAGCGATCACGAATAATGTTCATTCAACTGCAGCTTAAATGATCATAGCAATCCTACTCGTTCCTAAGCGTCTCAAGTCGGCCAAACAATGTTCTGTGTTTTCATAAGAAGCAAGTACCATGACTGGTATGGCACTAGGAAGACCACGGACAagttgtagaaaaactaggtaGCAAGCGTAGGCATGGTGGaatcagggaaataaatcaacgCAAGATTGAAAAGGTACGTTTTATGCCTCCATAGAAAGAGAGTAGTTTTAAtctttgtctttgtttatcgagggtaacatatttaaccgaatatacagttttctaaaatatggccctcggttagtaagcactgtcactgggggtggtcactgccagagggtttaatgcgtccccagtggttcttttacgtctcTTCGCTTCAGGTTAGTGttgtgcagcttgaagagacgggacctccggtttagtgtccttatccgagaagactagaaacacgggagaaaaacttcaactcacttgtgacacaaattcgaatcaatacaggaacccggaaaaaatccccagtttgagccaggattcgaacctgggccacagcggtgagaggccgacgcgctaacacactaggccacccgtgatTCCACCTTTGTTGGAGCAAAAGCCCATGACTCAAGGTACGCTCACCAATTTCGCACACTGGCGCACACGCTCCAAACACATGGTCCTGGGTGCTAGGCAGCACAGTGATTACATGGAAACCCTCAGTAAAGATCGCAACAATGTCTGCAATTATGTGATAGCCTACCTGTTGGGCACTCATCAATACATGTGGGTCCACTGTACCCCGGCATGCAATGGCACTTTCCCGTGCGGCTGTCACATGACCCATACTCCGAGCACGTGCAAACGCCTTTACAATCAATTCCCCATTGGCCATCAGGGCAAGGAAGCTGACACGTATTACCATGGAAACCTGGCGCACATGCGCAGACAAAGGAGCCGTTCTGAAGAGATTGTTTGCACGTGCCTCCATTCTGGCATGGGTTTGGGGTGCAGCCGTAGTGTTGGCAACCGTCTCCATGGTAACCAGGTAGGCAGTAGCACGACTCTGTGGTGTTCAAGTGggaagagggggtggggaagaTCGTCGTACTGTTCccttgaattaaaaaaaaccttattaTGTTATGCTTGCAATAGGgaatataaacaataaaaccCTTTGCATTCCATCCAATACCGGTACAATAGTAATTATGCATGTTGAGTGGACAACTCAAATGAAGATAAATAAGTTGATGGAGAGTTGAGTCCGGCTAAATAGAACACCCCTCGACAACCATGGGCACCAAGGTCAGCAGGAGAGGGAGAACACGCCTTCAAAAGCAATTATAATCCCCAacaaagccgcattgtcaccagtttacttccggaggtccgacggaaacctcaaccgttaaaaaaacaaaagaatctattcgaatccgaaatatttaacaggccatccgctctaaattatcaatcacatcctcaaagaaacttccaatagacacactgctttcaatattttgaaatattattgGCGTTTTCCGTTagaaatcatcggagatttttacgtaatcgaccggaagtaaactggtgacaatgcggctttaaagaaATTTGTATATACTGGTAATTAACTATCAACTTTTTCTATACTGATAACTAACTATTTTCGAttttccttgaaggattgggCTATTAGGATCAAGCTCTATAAAAATGCCATTTAAGCTCACACAATATCAAGCCACACAATGGTTCCACTTCTATCGACCTAGTCAAGCATCTAACTAAGAATACTTTCAATACATGCCTTTAAAGAAGTAACATTAAAGCTCTAATAAGCCCCTGGTGGACCATTTTTACCTTATGCTTATTTCGAAACCTGAttactttctttttctaaGTACTTTCGTGTcatccttttttttacaggaaATGTTCCCTCCGCTTCcttgggttttttttaaacttattGCTGCATACATTTAACTTTGATAAGCGCAAAGTCAAGGTattttataccttttttctcaATTCTCCCAGACTGGTTGGGATGGCAAGCTGCGTTGCTACCGCAGTTTCTATCTCCAATGCACGGCTTTCTTGTTGGCAGCTCCAGGCCTGACGCTGCGCATGCGCTCTCAGACAAATAGATACCATACAGCTCAATTCGTAAGCAGGGCCAATAGTTCCAGGTCTCGGGGTAGATTCTGATGGCGCGGACAGGGGCTGCGAAGGGCAGTTCTATTTCGGTGATACTGGATGCGTCTAGGAAAAGAGAGTAACTGTTAAAGAAAGCTAATAATGCAACTTTATCGACTCCGGCCGAGAAAAGAATCCATTTTTATCGGCTAGTTATTTACTTTCCCATCCAATATCGTAAATGACGTAACTGATACTTATTGTGCATGgctattttaaaggtttttttttttcaaataaatcgtttatttttaataccaAAACAGTGGCagattgataatgatgacaagtCTTATAAAAAGAGAGCAACATAGAGAAGGGAGCAAATGGAGCAAAATAAAGAAGAGAGGAGACTTGAAACGGAACATATTTCTATGTGGAAATCAGTGTGAAGGACGTACAACAAGAGAAgcgaaaaaacaagaaaaccaAGAAGGCTGGGAGGTTGAATCCCCCAACTCTCTAACCTTTGTTGGCAATGAATTCCTTTTTGCCAGCTCTATCCCTGTACCAGGTGAAATGATCGAAATCACCATCATCTAGAGACACCTTAAGCAAAAAGCTGCAAAAAGGACATTTGTTAGCGACACTTCGGTTTAGGTTTTGGCGGGGCAGTGTCTATTCGTATGTGGGTAGGTATATTTATTTGcaatttttgtaaataaatccAATCAATAAATCTACGTTTTAAGTCAGCATGCAACTTGTAAACAAATCAAACAAATTAACACAAACTGGTTTGAAATGTCAAGCTGCTGTATTTGAGAGAGCAGCAGTCAAAACTCTAAACTAAAAAGTAAGGAAACCTTTTCACTTGGCTTTGGTGTAATTTTATTGTATAAATAAAGTAATAAGCTGTTAGTGTTCCCCTTGGCAATTTTGCCAGATGCAATGCATTTAAGTTTAATGCATTTAAGTTTTCCAAGACAATATATACTATACATTTTTGTATTACTTGAGAAAATGATTTGCCTTGATGgggaacaaaaaagaaaaagaaaaacgtacgtgtgacagggcccTAAATAACCCGTCTTAATCTACAGTTACGCCAGCAGTGAAATACAgtcagcaaacaaaattaaaaagccTTCACAGGGTCAGCATCTTTGGTTTGTTAACAGTATTCTCGCTTATGATAAAAGAGTCTCTGGAAATGGGGTTACCTCTTGATCCAATAGTCATTAGATTTTTGGAAGATGTCTTTGCCCCCCTGTATAGCAATGCGTGAGAGCATGGCAAGGTTGGGTAGCTTGACTTGGAGGTATATGAACCGACTGTTTTGATCAGATGAGCACCAGCCCTctagaaacagaaaaaaaatagttgtgTGAGGCTTGGAAGGGTATGTCAAAGCTAAGGGGTGTGGGGCCATGTGGGGTAAGCAAAAGCTGAAGTGGTGTAAGTAGAAGTGGGATTGAGTTTTAAAGGCGGGAAAACGTATGGTAAGTTTGTGCATTTAAAAGGTCAATGGGTTGAGGTAGTGTAAGGCCTTTTTAAAGGTGAGATTAATTAAGGTAAGACAAGGCGGCAAGACAACGTGAGGTCAGGTAAGGTGAGGTTAGTTGAGGTTGAGGCAAGGCTAAGTCTGGTGTGAGGTAAGGCAAGACTAGGTGAGATGAGGAAGGGTGAGATAAGGGCTACATGTAGGTAAGGTGTGGTAAGGAGAAGCAAGGAGAAGTTAGGTACCAGGTAAGGCTAGGAGAGTTGGAGTAAAAGTGACAAGGCATGCTAGACTAAGATGGTGAGATTAGGTGTGATAAGGTGACGTGTGACCATGTGAGGCCTGGTGAGGTGGGGTGAATTGAGATAGGGTGGGGTGAAGTGGGCTAAGTGAACAGAGGTGAAGTAAGAGTGTAAGGTCCTGGCCAAATAAGGACACAGGTTGCCCTCAACATTGGGGAAAAGTGTTTCCTAAATGTTTTCGAGTGTGGTCAAACAGTCATGAAACATCGAGAAACATGTTTACGCACGCTTGAAAACATGAAATGTTTCTACCTCGCTgtggaaacatttttttgtgacCTGGGAAACATAGACGAAACATGCGCATGGACAACAATGTTTCCAGCAACATGTGTCCTTGTTTGGCCAGGGCCTAAAGGTATTCTATGCTAAGATGAAGCATTGAAAAGCATGGTGAGCTCCATGTATGAGTTAAGGCCAGGGGGGTGCAATAAGGAAATTCCTTTCTAAGGATAGGTGATATAAGGTAAGGTATGGAAATGTGTGATTAGGTAACATGAGGTAACATGAACCAATAGGTGGGTTAAGTCAAGATGAGGTGTAAATGTGGGTCCTGAGAAAGGGGATAAAGTTGGAGAAAGTGGAGTTTCATGAATTCACCAAATAATGCTAACAAATATTACTTCCTCTAAAGGTGACGGATTCAAAGGGGGAGTGTAACATTGTCCTGTATATCctcttatgcctagtgcacactagcggcatatcgacataatgacataggcgcataagagaaaaaaatgtcgggctaaacatagtgcgtgcatccatgttgttatgttgttatgttgctagtgtgcactaggcattaccAGGCGCATTGAGCCGTCCAAATCTTGGCTTTGGCAATGAGCCTATATTTGCACTCAAGTAGGAGTCAGGTATATGTCGACTTTGCATGCCCAGGTCAGACCATTTCTCCAGTTTGCTTGGTGCAAGGATAATTCTGTCGTATTGGAAGCCAAACTCATACTGACGAAAAGTGATGGTGTGGGAACCAGGATGCAGCTTAAACGTCTAGAATAGACAAACGATAAAGTTAGGAAAAGTACTCACTGGTATGTCTGAATGATGGACACGGAGTAACATTGGAATTCAGTATAGGGGGTTCTTTGCCCTCTGTACACCTTAATAAAGAATAATATCGAGTTATTCTGTTTCCATTTCTGATACTGCATCGCATGTAAGTGCATTGAACACAAAGAAATATTGGCTGGAAGGGGCTTTTTCTAGCTAAAACTATAAGTTATTTGTCTTGTGTACACCTAAATACAGATAAGTCCTAGTTGCCCTTTGTTAAACAGGgctttcatttattttcagagtaggtggtggagattgataagtagtggaacttattttatctttttagttcaCATAAAACTTAAGTCGCACAGTGGAACAGCCGGCGCTTCCGCCGGTGCCTAATAAAACCCCTGTTAAACAGCAGGTCAGAGGTCCAACAAACAAAGGGCCACCCGTGCATAATGGCCTTCTGGTGTCTATGAAGGATTTGCAAATAAGACTCTATGCTCCACCGAAGatcaaacatttttatttaaatatcgAATGATCAAGTTATCTTTATAAAGTTGGATGGTAGTTTTGGTCCCCCCAAGATGTTTATTGCAgtatattaatataaataACGATTAAAACTACACTTAGTCCTACAAAGCCCCCTTTAACATCTACCATACAGTACAACAGACCCTTTGAGGGGATCCATTAATTCAGGCTCTCTTAACGTTCGAATTAAATGCTGATAATGTTTCCATTGAAAACGCTCCCCATGTCTTCACGTCAAAATACCACCTTTGTTCCCCACCACCTTTGTCTAAAACGCCCTTTCAAGTCCTGTTCAATGCCCCCTTTCAGTGAGACACGTTACCACTGAGCCACAAAGCCCGCGCTAGAAAACATAGATACATACTAAAAGTAATCTTATTTTAGTGCTTGCATTATATGTTCTATAAGAGCATGTCGAATTCCAGTTACTTTTCTTCTTCAGAAAGATAAAATACCCGATACAATTGATCACATTACTGTTGTACAATATGTATTTTGCATAATAACCTAAAAAAGTGCAAATCATCATTCGATAAGCTTAAGTCAAATATGCGGGGGCATGTTTTTGTACCAAATAATGTGTTTGAACCTACAGAGAACCtcaataaagccttgtaactTGATTTTTGAATAACTTGACGTAAAGTTTGAAAGATTATATCTCGGAATGTGAATGAAAAACAGCCGCATTCGAGTTTATCAAAGCAAGCTGCCATAGGAGCGAATATGAAAGAATTGTTTAACAAACCCTAAAATCTTTTGATTGTTtggatattttcttctttataaAGTGATTCTAGGCTGGCGCTTCGTCATATCCCAAAGTGTTTTCGAAGTCAAATTTCACAGCAAACCCGGCGGCCGATCTTTTttccttccttttttttctccgtGATGACATAGTAGCTACTCGCACATGCGCAGTAGCTACAAAAATGACATATAGTGTACATAACTCATTTAGACATATTATAAACCATTTAATTCGCTGATTGTAGGCTCAAATATGTCTACTGTACCTCAAGGCGATACATGAGCCACAGATGGTGTCTTTTCTTGGCAGCCGCAATCATCAACTTCCATTCTCCCTCATCTATCCTGAACTCAACCTCATTAACAGTCAGGTCAGTACTGTTCACATTCATCCACACGGTGTACTCGGCAGTGTAATGGATGTCAAAGGTGTAGGTGCCAAGCACGTCACCCTGGCTACCATTAGCCCGCACATACTCAAATGGGACACCCCGATCATCATAGGACCACTGCTGACTATAGGCTGGACCTAAGTGTAAATATGGAATGGTCAGTAATCTCTGAACAGATTAAAGCCCTGTGTAAACTGCCTGGATGTCTACATGACTAAAAATTAGTGGAGAGCTACAGTACTTGGGAATAGAATAGAATAGTTTAATGTGCGACTTCACCTAGCAAGTTATAATCTTCTTGGGGAGCCTAGGTGGTGCAACTAGCAGAGAATCGCTCTGTAGGGCCTGTGCCTCACACCAATGGGTTCTGGGGTCGATTCCTGGTTCCAACGTGAGTTAAGTTGGTTGGTCTCGCCTGAGCTCCGAGGGTTTTTTCTCTGGGTTCTCCGGTTTTCTTCCTCCAAAAACTAACAACTTTTATCTTAGCTGTGATctgtggtcagacatgagttgtatggAGGCTGCCTGAGGCGCCTTCCCATGCCTTTAACTCGAccacgtctgaatctgcgctctCGCAATTCAGCATCTAGCTGTGATGAGAGTGATAAGctactccttttttttttcttgaactACTTTACAAGAAGTCCAATTGGACTCTACAGCACCTCCAATATGACAGGTGGGGATCCAGGAGTTATTTATATGTTTATTCACATACTCCTTGAAAAGAGAAAAGCCTACAGTAGATCCACATTTGGAATTCCCATataccttgcattacttggTCTCTGATGACAGCCTGGCGTTCGCACCCAGGGAGTGGGTTACTGCGTGCTCTGCATAGTTCTGGAGGTTTCTCAGAAAGAAGTTCCTCACACATCAGCTTGACATCGTCGATAGCAACATTAGCACGGGGGCACACATCACCAGGGCACGCCTAAGATTGAACCATAGAATTCAACCATATCATCAGCAGGGTTGTAACAAGGTGTATTAtgggcattgttttttttggatCCGGGACCAAATTATGTTGGAAGGATTGgcattattttcaaaatattgtgaTCACAACATTCTTTATCATGATTTTGTTTTAGCAGCAATGTGGTTAGATGCTAAACATGGAAGTCtgtaaaagtaaaataaataaaaaactagaaataaatatatttagagAAAATGGTCTAAAAGCAAAACACCCTGATATCATGCCTGGTCACAGCCTGCAGTTCATACCTTACACTCTAAGCAAATGGCAGAATCTGCATTGCCACAACTGTCACAATGGGATGGTCTTCTTGGCAGGGTGTGTTCAAATCGAATACGATAAACTATGAACTGCTCTAGGTTCACATAAGCTGATCTCCAGTACACCGGCCCTTGGG from Nematostella vectensis chromosome 14, jaNemVect1.1, whole genome shotgun sequence carries:
- the LOC5509903 gene encoding multiple epidermal growth factor-like domains protein 6 isoform X3, coding for MEGSQGPVYWRSAYVNLEQFIVYRIRFEHTLPRRPSHCDSCGNADSAICLECKACPGDVCPRANVAIDDVKLMCEELLSEKPPELCRARSNPLPGCERQAVIRDQVMQGPAYSQQWSYDDRGVPFEYVRANGSQGDVLGTYTFDIHYTAEYTVWMNVNSTDLTVNEVEFRIDEGEWKLMIAAAKKRHHLWLMYRLETFKLHPGSHTITFRQYEFGFQYDRIILAPSKLEKWSDLGMQSRHIPDSYLSANIGSLPKPRFGRLNAPEGWCSSDQNSRFIYLQVKLPNLAMLSRIAIQGGKDIFQKSNDYWIKSFLLKVSLDDGDFDHFTWYRDRAGKKEFIANKDASSITEIELPFAAPVRAIRIYPETWNYWPCLRIELYGIYLSESACAASGLELPTRKPCIGDRNCGSNAACHPNQSGRIEKKGNSTTIFPTPSSHLNTTESCYCLPGYHGDGCQHYGCTPNPCQNGGTCKQSLQNGSFVCACAPGFHGNTCQLPCPDGQWGIDCKGVCTCSEYGSCDSRTGKCHCMPGYSGPTCIDECPTGYYGYECTQKCQCVNGASCDRRTGSCNCTVGWIGKFCQHTCPHNTWGEGCARNCSCSASALMCDRMTGECICPPGWYGRYCKEECPRGIYGRNCSYTCQCAYNQTCSKRDGLCDCRVPGVTGVTCRQPCRAGFFGIDCNHKCPCMNGAECDRVSGVCSCSPGWTGPFCSKPCPPSLWGHNCAHPCNCTNGARCNAVTGQCACTDGCSCNAGWTGPECRDPCGLDSWGPGCTNTCQCSRNGECDAASGRCACAPGFTGDRCESRCPKGYYGTNCSNACTCKATNTNVCDVTSGFCHCNPGWSGRSCYQPCPGGSWGVNCSSKCDCINGSCDPVTGACVCNRRVTGQRCDKPCINCNSPCPKCYHSNGACNAATGKCVCLDGYHGDSCLEACSVGYFGRQCQSKCQCLHGYCDHVTGSCECLPGWTGKRCDQACPSGTYGFNCTLPCACVNGSCNATDGSCNCAAGYHGNACDRPCPAGKHGANCGLKCLCANNGTCNAITGRCSCGTGWTGPSCNASCSAGRYGINCVARCQCESCDRFSGKCHCPPGYQGHTCSQVCPKGFYGSECIHPCPCANNGTCDHVTGSCTCRPGWTGKSCKDPCPAGRYGMMCASSCRCDPSKTDVKKPCDHVTGQCNCRPGYRGPRCLEQCPEGRYGDQCARKCECDNRVPCRATDGVCLCLPGYYGNSCQLTCPRDRYGFNCSSTCQCVHGNTRMCDKKDGSCACADGYVGVLCENRCPQGTYGPGCHNNCTCLNGAQCDHVTGTCTCPVGYKGKDCDVICDKGTFGPGCTQRCLCENGAKCDRKTGACTCAPGFEGLRCSRPCLEGRYGDNCTKICDCNPRNTRRCDNVDGKCLCTLGYTPPRCDKLCQDGFYGQDCRMRCPDCSRHVIAACNKHHGNCTCAAGFYGYQCYDPCESGYYGVGCASMCTTCSVTSLCDHVHGTCIRYTQGLFHIVVMEDFELFSIRVRQRDLRLGLERLMETYFDIYSQPDVAEQHTDSQVKPGAERTLGQSLDVPATQPSRQRANRTHDFTVRILELERVMISRNVSGVRTSCVLLDGSVVVDAILVNSVLRHVSKKEVSEGIASEYYTGKLYTPPVASPDRLSLPSIIGTVVGLFLVILILVTFKLMRYHYKTRSTYRKARKDQTEFELQPCIGRNVSSFLVFDNPYYDILAAMGLDDEIEEEWINPLYDDVSVCSDSYNSNTDDSCHKDLSVMVLR